In the Candidatus Thermoplasmatota archaeon genome, one interval contains:
- a CDS encoding basic amino acid ABC transporter substrate-binding protein, protein MKKKNVGFMALMTIVVFFSLALSGCTQEKGKKIIVGTEATFQPFEYTDSSGNIVGFDIDMIKWILERENYTVEIRDMAFDLLVPSLQEGKIDVIVAGMTINDERLLQVDFSEPYFEADQSVLIKKDSGIVIADIFDLKQLTKVGGQTGTTGWAWIGENIGNESRISYSLYTEAVADLKIGPERVQALVLDKPVAQSFAQDPELVVAYTIITNETYGIAVKKGNTELLNKINNGLVALKASPEWNRLISMYFE, encoded by the coding sequence ATGAAAAAGAAAAATGTAGGTTTTATGGCACTCATGACGATTGTAGTATTTTTTTCCCTTGCATTGTCTGGGTGTACACAGGAGAAGGGAAAAAAGATTATTGTTGGGACTGAAGCAACATTTCAACCGTTTGAATATACTGACTCATCAGGAAATATAGTTGGTTTTGACATTGATATGATCAAATGGATTCTAGAACGGGAGAATTATACTGTTGAAATTCGAGATATGGCTTTTGATCTATTAGTTCCATCGCTCCAAGAAGGTAAAATTGATGTTATTGTTGCCGGTATGACGATTAATGACGAACGACTGTTACAAGTCGATTTTAGTGAACCATATTTTGAAGCCGATCAATCTGTTCTGATAAAGAAAGATTCAGGAATTGTTATTGCCGATATTTTTGACCTGAAACAGTTAACGAAAGTTGGTGGTCAAACCGGTACTACGGGTTGGGCATGGATCGGTGAAAACATCGGCAACGAATCACGAATTAGTTATTCATTATATACTGAGGCTGTTGCTGATTTAAAAATTGGGCCAGAACGCGTCCAGGCGTTGGTTTTAGATAAACCGGTAGCGCAATCGTTTGCCCAAGATCCTGAATTGGTAGTAGCGTATACGATTATTACCAATGAAACCTATGGTATTGCTGTGAAAAAAGGCAACACAGAACTTCTAAATAAAATCAATAACGGGCTGGTTGCTTTGAAAGCATCTCCTGAGTGGAATCGGCTAATCAGCATGTATTTTGAATAA
- a CDS encoding DUF123 domain-containing protein, protein MKGSYLLIIKVDTTCTLQLRKHHTLITPGSYGYVGSAMKNLESRILRHARRDKKHHWHIDYLLDYGEIVDIYYKESTIHEECDIARFFEQHFPSISSFGCSDCTCTSHLFFGAMEDLIRAAKQLHMNKYHLDAKS, encoded by the coding sequence ATGAAAGGAAGTTATTTACTCATCATCAAGGTAGATACTACCTGTACTCTTCAACTTCGCAAGCATCATACTCTTATCACCCCGGGTTCGTATGGGTATGTTGGATCTGCGATGAAGAATCTTGAATCGCGCATACTTCGTCACGCCCGTCGAGATAAAAAACACCACTGGCATATCGATTATCTCCTTGATTATGGGGAGATTGTAGATATATATTATAAAGAGAGCACCATTCACGAGGAATGCGATATTGCACGCTTTTTTGAACAACATTTTCCTTCTATTTCTAGTTTTGGATGCAGTGATTGTACCTGCACGAGTCATTTATTTTTTGGAGCAATGGAGGATTTGATTCGAGCAGCCAAACAGCTCCATATGAACAAATATCATCTCGATGCAAAATCTTAA
- the cutA gene encoding divalent-cation tolerance protein CutA codes for MISFLYSTFGTQKDAKKIARQLLEERLVACVNIIPNISSVYRWKGRIEEAEECVLIAKTIDKNIDRVIQKIKSLHPYEVPAIVVLPIIAGLQEYIDYVKDELK; via the coding sequence ATGATTTCATTCTTGTATTCGACTTTTGGAACACAAAAAGATGCAAAAAAGATTGCTCGGCAACTCCTGGAAGAACGCCTCGTCGCCTGTGTCAATATTATTCCAAATATCTCTTCAGTATACCGATGGAAGGGGCGTATAGAAGAAGCTGAGGAATGTGTATTGATTGCGAAGACCATTGACAAGAACATCGATCGAGTCATACAGAAAATCAAATCCCTTCATCCTTATGAAGTGCCAGCTATTGTTGTCCTTCCAATTATTGCCGGATTACAAGAATATATTGATTATGTGAAAGATGAGTTGAAATGA
- a CDS encoding response regulator codes for MAEGNTMKKTILIVDDDPDIRFTVKDALEGNYCEEFNVLEADGGRQCLQMLEVTPPDLILLDIMMPEMSGWEVYDELHKNPRWKKIPVVFLTARTDDLARNAGKILGKDYIEKPFEVHDLKQRIDIALKKRMRLF; via the coding sequence ATGGCAGAAGGCAACACTATGAAAAAAACCATTTTAATCGTCGATGACGACCCTGATATACGGTTCACTGTAAAAGACGCTCTCGAAGGTAATTATTGTGAGGAATTTAATGTTCTTGAGGCTGATGGTGGTCGTCAATGTTTACAGATGCTGGAGGTGACACCACCTGATTTGATTTTACTTGATATTATGATGCCTGAGATGAGCGGATGGGAAGTATACGATGAGTTACATAAGAATCCTCGATGGAAAAAAATTCCTGTGGTATTTCTAACTGCTCGTACAGATGATCTTGCTCGCAACGCTGGAAAAATTCTCGGGAAGGATTATATTGAAAAACCATTTGAAGTACACGATTTGAAACAAAGGATCGATATTGCGTTAAAGAAACGTATGCGCTTGTTCTAA
- a CDS encoding radical SAM protein has product MHRNAPCIQEDTFPPLGILYLAQILEQEGHDVDVLDCAAEGTLPEKILPKLASYDAVGMTIYSNPEDLRTTADLVNSIKDQDPSLPIILGGPHCTLLPKHTLETHRADICVQGEAEFRISNILKAVQGKQELNTIAGIAYRTENTIHVTEPVTQIEDLNQLPFPARHLVEKYEYGFMHGTKIAQGKVTSVLTSRGCPFHCRYCQISSILPNYRFRSSDNVIAEIDDLVNKGYQTIIFVDDNFLAHKKRALAIMDHIIEQKYELHLWIEGARVDSADRELYTKLRQAGVEFITFGIESGNQDVLDFYNKKTTLEQIKKAITLSKEMGFFVYANFMLGAPLETKHHLINTIRFAKKLPIDAAGFFVLGYLYGSDLWWDAVKKGLIQPDEYYVTVDSRRGIGNFTEQELNTYAMNAYKQFYMRPSLWIKQILHACKTHNSSFLKLGMSMLR; this is encoded by the coding sequence TTGCACCGCAACGCCCCTTGCATTCAGGAGGATACGTTCCCCCCTCTTGGCATTTTATATCTTGCACAAATATTGGAACAAGAAGGCCATGATGTTGATGTCCTTGACTGTGCTGCAGAAGGAACGCTTCCTGAAAAAATACTCCCAAAACTTGCCTCCTATGATGCTGTGGGTATGACGATCTACAGCAACCCAGAGGATCTTCGCACTACTGCTGATCTTGTGAACTCCATAAAAGATCAAGACCCATCTCTTCCCATCATTCTCGGCGGGCCTCATTGTACACTGTTACCAAAACATACGCTAGAAACCCATCGAGCAGATATCTGCGTTCAAGGAGAAGCAGAATTTCGCATCTCCAACATCTTGAAAGCAGTGCAAGGAAAACAAGAATTGAATACCATAGCAGGGATTGCCTATCGTACTGAAAATACAATACATGTTACTGAACCGGTAACTCAAATTGAGGATCTCAACCAACTTCCTTTTCCAGCTCGCCATCTCGTCGAAAAATACGAATACGGTTTCATGCATGGAACAAAAATTGCTCAAGGAAAGGTAACCTCAGTTCTTACTTCACGTGGATGTCCATTCCACTGTCGCTACTGCCAGATATCGTCAATACTGCCAAACTACCGATTTCGTTCATCTGACAATGTTATCGCAGAAATTGATGACCTTGTAAACAAAGGATACCAAACAATCATTTTCGTTGATGATAATTTTCTTGCTCATAAGAAGCGCGCGCTTGCAATAATGGACCACATCATAGAACAAAAATATGAACTTCATCTCTGGATCGAAGGAGCACGAGTTGATTCAGCAGACCGAGAGTTATACACAAAACTTCGACAGGCAGGCGTTGAATTTATCACTTTTGGCATTGAATCAGGAAATCAAGATGTTCTTGACTTCTACAATAAAAAAACTACCTTAGAACAGATCAAAAAAGCAATTACGTTAAGTAAAGAAATGGGATTCTTCGTATATGCTAATTTTATGCTTGGTGCTCCTCTAGAAACAAAGCATCATCTGATAAACACCATACGATTCGCAAAGAAACTACCTATAGATGCTGCAGGTTTTTTTGTTCTAGGATATTTATACGGAAGTGATCTCTGGTGGGATGCGGTAAAAAAAGGATTGATACAGCCAGATGAATATTACGTAACCGTTGATAGTCGGCGAGGAATAGGAAATTTCACTGAACAGGAGTTAAACACCTATGCAATGAACGCGTATAAACAGTTTTATATGCGACCATCTCTCTGGATAAAACAAATACTCCATGCATGCAAAACACACAATAGCAGTTTTTTAAAACTCGGTATGAGCATGCTCCGATAA